CAGGGCCATAGCGTTTAACCAGAGCAGTGGTATCTAAATAGAAATAAGCCATTAACTTACTTCCCGCACGGTCACAATTTCCTCTGAAAGGGGTCTTCTAATTTTGGTCAATCGATCCTGAACCTCTTCCAACGGAACCTCCGTAAATCCCAGCTTTTTTAAATAAATCAGGGTACCTTCTTCTTTAATCCGTTTTGTGGTGCTTTTTAATAAGCGTAAGGCCTGTTCTTTTGAAAAATAATGAAACTCAGGCTCTTTCATTCTACGGGTACGTTTGGCCATCAGTGAACCTTTCTTACAAAAATGCGGTGTACCTTAGCAGTAATCCTTGACCTAGTCAATATCACCCCGCCCTTCCCTTCAGGTTTCCTTCGGGAAGAAAAAAGGAGGGAAGAAAGATTTATTTTTTGGGTTTCTCGGGGGACTCGGTTGCCCCCTCCTCCGGTGCCATATTCTGGTGTTCAGCCTCGGCGGGGGGTTGCTCTTCTGATGCCGGAGCCGTTTCCACAGGCGCTTCGGTCCCTTCTTGTGCCCCGGTATCCGTAAGGGAAAAAACAGACCTTTCTTTGGATAAAACGGCCAAACTCAAGGAAGTTAACATAAAAA
This genomic stretch from Nitrospiria bacterium harbors:
- the secG gene encoding preprotein translocase subunit SecG — translated: MYTFLIVIHLFVCFIMVGVILLQSGKGAEIGAAFGGASQTIFGSRGPGTFLSKMTVGAAVIFMLTSLSLAVLSKERSVFSLTDTGAQEGTEAPVETAPASEEQPPAEAEHQNMAPEEGATESPEKPKK